In one Thermococcus sp. 2319x1 genomic region, the following are encoded:
- a CDS encoding COG1361 S-layer family protein, whose protein sequence is MRKYLGPILVLLIVMGGFNLVMAEEELLFEGYLNKGDSILVGPLVVVLQDVQKDYVENGYKAMILIIKDNKVLNMNYTSFKVPNPEKIQKLLTNTTFLYAMAETLGYNTTNLIELAQFYLWLSSASQEEIVDAVFKTVEEHPELGISKEDLLMTVTYPNISLIGENETIEVEVDGEKVAITALQIYPNGARISISGPSEWKASMIPAYLTAWAETPKKVRPGDEITVKVHIKNEGALKARFITVVVSPTPVSLAPSGGGAGEVIAQVASQSGVVQSVLLPVDSAVKYVEYLDGKEEKVIEFKFKVNENIAPGIYPLYISLAYYVQRGENLQMLQGFDYFSITVIREGEATFEIENIEKPEAVHPGEDFEVTIGLRNLGFEPAKEVLVDLSPSLEFQNGAILIDNTTKQHFTYIVGTNKVMEYKFRLHVSEDASTGSYPMRLKVTYYSGDSKEQREQTFDFSIQVVRRNQAFIEIESVEMDPKAIEPGDEFVLKVKVKNVGEERARAFSFRIEPSEVSVPGDVTKVDLSFLQNLPIQGSQSMSENLQVAINQIMEQLARENIDAFLPIGEDNVKYLPELVPGEEKILEFHLKANERLENGIYPLKVSLEYLSTPNDEKLTEDRLIGIPILGREHIIISKVSTSPSRVLAGTNNVEINFEVENIGSGGARYVILKPMPEDPFELSETSEQIINIGTLRQGDSAKASFKVNVREGAKGGTYEIPIKMEYKDSSGNVREDTIKIPVIVNEKPKITVEKVSFDKTPTQGEEVLVYIRVKNIGGEQAENVIIEGVVKADQPFTLSKRSDYIGTLDPGKEGEGVLELSIANNAIPKDYTIQVRIRAVGDKESGDDNVYVFEESITIPVKENIKTKRNLRTVGVFVGILALVVILWTYWRGKKGGKPF, encoded by the coding sequence ATGAGAAAATACCTCGGACCTATACTGGTGCTGCTGATTGTCATGGGGGGTTTTAATCTTGTTATGGCTGAGGAAGAGCTTCTCTTTGAGGGTTATCTCAACAAAGGCGACTCAATACTCGTAGGACCGCTTGTGGTTGTCCTCCAGGATGTCCAGAAGGACTACGTAGAGAACGGGTACAAGGCCATGATACTCATCATAAAGGACAACAAGGTACTCAACATGAACTATACCTCGTTTAAAGTCCCCAACCCAGAAAAAATACAAAAGCTTCTCACAAATACTACCTTCCTCTACGCAATGGCAGAAACTCTCGGCTACAACACAACAAATCTCATAGAGTTAGCTCAATTCTATCTGTGGCTCAGCAGTGCCTCCCAAGAGGAGATTGTGGATGCGGTGTTCAAAACCGTCGAAGAGCATCCCGAACTGGGTATCTCGAAAGAAGACCTTCTTATGACGGTCACTTATCCCAATATAAGCCTCATAGGTGAAAACGAGACCATAGAAGTTGAGGTTGATGGGGAGAAAGTGGCTATTACAGCCCTTCAGATTTATCCAAACGGTGCAAGAATAAGCATAAGCGGCCCTTCTGAATGGAAAGCCTCGATGATACCGGCATACCTTACGGCGTGGGCTGAAACTCCGAAGAAAGTTAGGCCGGGTGATGAAATAACCGTTAAAGTGCACATAAAGAATGAAGGGGCGTTAAAGGCAAGGTTTATCACGGTGGTTGTGTCCCCGACACCGGTTTCATTGGCTCCTTCCGGTGGAGGGGCAGGTGAGGTAATAGCCCAAGTTGCATCCCAGAGCGGAGTTGTGCAGAGTGTTCTTTTGCCGGTTGATAGCGCGGTGAAGTACGTAGAATATCTTGACGGAAAAGAGGAGAAAGTAATTGAGTTCAAATTCAAGGTAAATGAAAACATCGCTCCCGGTATTTATCCCCTCTACATTTCACTTGCATATTACGTGCAGAGAGGAGAGAATTTGCAAATGTTGCAAGGTTTTGATTATTTCTCCATAACCGTAATTCGAGAGGGGGAAGCAACTTTTGAGATAGAGAACATCGAAAAACCCGAAGCAGTTCACCCGGGAGAGGATTTTGAGGTAACCATTGGTCTTAGAAACCTTGGTTTCGAGCCGGCAAAAGAGGTGCTTGTTGATCTCTCTCCCTCTTTGGAATTCCAAAATGGGGCGATATTAATCGATAACACAACAAAGCAGCACTTTACCTACATAGTGGGAACCAACAAGGTCATGGAGTATAAGTTCAGGCTGCACGTGAGTGAAGATGCCTCCACAGGAAGCTATCCGATGAGGCTGAAGGTTACCTACTACAGCGGTGATTCAAAAGAGCAGAGGGAGCAGACCTTTGACTTTTCAATTCAAGTTGTGAGAAGAAATCAAGCCTTTATCGAGATTGAGAGTGTTGAAATGGATCCAAAGGCAATAGAGCCTGGAGATGAGTTTGTGCTCAAGGTAAAGGTGAAAAACGTAGGCGAAGAGAGGGCAAGGGCTTTTTCCTTCAGAATAGAGCCGAGCGAAGTGAGTGTGCCCGGAGATGTTACAAAAGTCGATCTCTCTTTCCTCCAGAACCTTCCGATACAGGGAAGCCAGAGTATGAGCGAAAACCTTCAAGTTGCCATAAACCAAATAATGGAGCAGCTCGCTAGGGAGAACATCGATGCTTTCCTGCCCATTGGAGAGGATAACGTAAAGTACTTACCCGAGTTAGTTCCGGGAGAAGAGAAGATTCTGGAGTTTCACTTAAAGGCAAATGAAAGGCTCGAAAACGGTATTTATCCCCTAAAGGTTTCGCTGGAGTATCTTAGCACACCAAATGACGAAAAACTAACGGAAGACAGGTTAATTGGCATACCAATTCTCGGCAGGGAGCATATAATAATTTCAAAGGTTTCAACGTCTCCGAGCAGGGTTTTGGCTGGAACAAACAACGTGGAGATAAACTTTGAAGTGGAGAACATAGGCAGTGGAGGTGCTCGTTACGTAATCCTAAAACCAATGCCCGAGGATCCATTCGAATTAAGTGAGACGAGCGAGCAGATAATAAACATAGGCACTCTAAGACAAGGGGACTCAGCAAAAGCTAGCTTCAAAGTAAACGTTAGAGAGGGGGCAAAAGGCGGAACCTACGAAATCCCGATAAAGATGGAATACAAAGACTCATCGGGCAATGTTAGAGAGGACACAATCAAGATACCAGTAATAGTGAATGAAAAACCAAAGATAACCGTTGAGAAGGTCAGTTTTGACAAAACACCCACGCAGGGTGAGGAGGTGCTTGTGTACATAAGGGTCAAAAACATCGGTGGAGAGCAGGCCGAAAACGTGATAATAGAAGGCGTTGTGAAAGCCGATCAGCCCTTCACACTCTCAAAGAGATCCGATTACATTGGAACTCTTGACCCGGGCAAAGAAGGGGAAGGTGTTTTGGAGCTGAGCATTGCAAACAACGCCATTCCCAAAGATTACACGATTCAGGTAAGGATCAGGGCAGTTGGTGATAAAGAGAGCGGAGACGACAACGTGTACGTCTTCGAGGAATCAATTACAATTCCCGTTAAGGAAAATATAAAGACAAAAAGGAATCTGAGAACCGTTGGGGTGTTTGTCGGGATTCTAGCTCTGGTAGTAATCTTATGGACGTACTGGAGAGGGAAAAAAGGTGGCAAACCCTTTTAA
- a CDS encoding hydrophobe/amphiphile efflux-3 (HAE3) family transporter: protein MLKRLARVIVRYRVAFSLVALFLLVLSVYGVQLLEFESDLTKQLPQDLPAVRDYLTLQNEFQSGDSALIIVKVASIEEGGVYDIRDPEVIKSIYELEERLREHEYVTDTTSIADIFIQILGRLPENEEEVRFVLNTLPPEALQGLISSDYRTTIVIAALTAGSGSQAVQRVYEDIERDINEVRFPKNVEVIQTGTIGITYRILAMLQGDLNRTMAIAFLFVAFLLIYFYKSVFRAMLPLIPLVFGVTMTLGFMGLLGIPIDMVTTVVGAMIVGMGIDYGVHVTNRYFEERKKGRGIEEAAEEAVAETGKALLGAALTTIAGFFALAFSLLPSLQRLSFVLIMGLSLAAINAVVITPSLIILYEDIMKKITGKHEVPEIRAHSGFIAKSFNTLGRIIKGHPKTTLLIVSLITLVFLYGLTQVTTEVRLEKMIPEGIPEIEAMKNVRYEFGGQDELDLIVKADDVRDPTIVRDIYRFEQEILADSHYNNVFETNSIADVVVRKYGYIPEDKEKIKEAIKEGRAPINEDYSMTLIQLRGNFGGVRPDDFRAIMRYFEEQAKNADFPPGVEIRPAGDLYLNYVLDGLTNQELGKISTYGSVLVVLVVILLFRRPLVSIAMILPMFLGALWTVGYMGLAGIPFTQTLAGVISMIVGLGVDYGMHLTHRFLEELREGNPYPLISAVEGVGPGILVGALTTAGGFLALLSGELTAIHDFGKTLAVGIFASMFAAFTVTPALLQLFYGKKIRGEEK from the coding sequence ATGCTCAAGAGGCTCGCGAGGGTAATAGTGAGATACAGGGTGGCGTTTTCATTGGTAGCTCTATTCTTGCTAGTTCTCTCCGTATACGGGGTACAGCTGCTGGAATTCGAAAGTGACCTCACTAAACAGCTTCCCCAAGATTTACCGGCAGTGAGAGATTATTTGACACTCCAAAATGAATTTCAAAGTGGGGATTCTGCTCTTATAATTGTCAAGGTGGCATCTATTGAAGAGGGAGGGGTTTACGATATTCGGGATCCCGAGGTTATAAAGTCAATCTACGAGCTCGAGGAGCGTTTAAGGGAGCACGAATATGTAACGGACACGACAAGCATTGCTGATATTTTTATTCAAATTCTTGGCAGATTGCCTGAGAACGAAGAAGAAGTTAGATTTGTTTTGAATACTCTCCCCCCAGAAGCCCTGCAGGGGTTGATAAGCTCCGATTACAGAACGACCATTGTAATAGCCGCTCTTACTGCGGGCTCTGGATCTCAAGCGGTGCAGAGGGTTTATGAGGACATTGAGAGGGATATAAATGAGGTACGCTTCCCAAAAAATGTGGAGGTTATTCAAACCGGAACAATTGGAATCACGTATAGAATCTTGGCAATGCTTCAAGGTGATCTAAACAGGACAATGGCAATTGCCTTCCTCTTCGTGGCGTTTCTGCTGATCTATTTTTACAAATCCGTTTTTAGGGCAATGCTTCCCCTTATACCTCTGGTATTTGGCGTAACAATGACCCTTGGTTTTATGGGACTGCTTGGGATTCCAATAGACATGGTAACTACCGTAGTTGGGGCAATGATAGTTGGAATGGGGATTGATTATGGAGTTCACGTAACCAACCGTTATTTTGAGGAAAGGAAAAAGGGTAGAGGTATTGAAGAGGCTGCAGAAGAAGCCGTGGCAGAGACGGGGAAGGCCCTATTGGGAGCAGCTCTAACGACTATAGCGGGATTTTTTGCACTGGCCTTTTCTCTCCTCCCCTCTCTTCAAAGGCTAAGCTTTGTCTTGATAATGGGCCTCAGCTTAGCAGCAATAAATGCGGTTGTAATAACCCCCTCACTTATAATCCTCTACGAGGATATTATGAAGAAAATCACAGGCAAACACGAAGTTCCGGAGATAAGGGCTCATTCGGGTTTTATTGCTAAGTCCTTTAACACCCTTGGCAGGATCATTAAGGGACATCCAAAAACAACTCTGCTTATTGTATCTCTGATTACCCTCGTGTTTCTCTATGGTTTAACTCAGGTGACAACGGAGGTCAGACTTGAGAAAATGATTCCCGAAGGCATACCAGAAATTGAGGCCATGAAGAATGTTAGATATGAATTCGGAGGCCAGGACGAGCTGGATTTAATAGTGAAGGCAGACGATGTAAGGGACCCAACAATAGTGAGGGACATATACCGCTTTGAGCAGGAGATACTTGCAGATTCTCATTACAACAATGTCTTTGAGACCAACAGCATAGCGGATGTAGTTGTCAGAAAATACGGTTACATTCCCGAAGACAAGGAAAAAATAAAGGAGGCCATAAAAGAGGGTAGAGCTCCCATAAATGAGGACTACTCGATGACTCTGATTCAGCTAAGGGGTAACTTCGGTGGAGTTAGGCCGGATGACTTTAGGGCTATTATGCGCTACTTTGAAGAGCAGGCAAAAAACGCTGATTTTCCCCCGGGAGTTGAGATAAGACCCGCTGGAGATTTGTACCTAAACTACGTTTTAGATGGCCTTACAAATCAAGAGCTCGGCAAAATATCCACCTATGGTAGCGTTCTTGTTGTGCTGGTAGTTATACTGCTCTTCAGAAGGCCGTTAGTTTCGATTGCGATGATACTCCCCATGTTCCTTGGTGCCCTTTGGACCGTTGGCTACATGGGGCTCGCGGGCATACCTTTCACTCAAACTTTAGCTGGGGTTATCTCGATGATAGTTGGTCTTGGAGTTGACTACGGAATGCACCTCACCCACAGGTTTTTGGAAGAACTTAGGGAGGGCAATCCGTATCCCTTAATCTCTGCTGTCGAAGGAGTTGGCCCCGGGATCTTGGTTGGGGCTTTAACTACGGCTGGAGGATTTTTAGCTTTGCTTAGTGGAGAGCTCACCGCAATACACGACTTTGGAAAAACTCTAGCGGTTGGAATCTTCGCTTCAATGTTTGCCGCTTTTACGGTAACACCTGCTTTGCTCCAGCTGTTTTATGGAAAAAAGATAAGGGGTGAGGAAAAATGA
- a CDS encoding GbsR/MarR family transcriptional regulator, with amino-acid sequence MGVEEAKRIMMEHFANTARKFGLSELYGYIYGVLFFEDEPLSLGEIAERTGYSLSHVSTALKLLENIGLVKRLKKPRDKRAYYKAINNIREWRKEAYYKKIEEDVRQTRENLLKALKEVENDKSEEAEKIRQRIEFALQRNAITEKILNIFLKHEDEKALKALLECLEEKLNSENP; translated from the coding sequence ATGGGTGTTGAGGAGGCTAAGAGGATCATGATGGAGCATTTCGCAAATACCGCAAGGAAATTTGGATTGAGCGAGCTCTACGGATATATCTATGGAGTTCTCTTCTTTGAAGACGAGCCTTTAAGCCTGGGAGAGATTGCGGAGAGAACGGGATACTCGCTTTCTCATGTGAGCACTGCATTAAAGTTGCTGGAAAACATCGGGCTTGTAAAAAGGCTCAAAAAGCCAAGGGACAAGAGGGCATATTATAAGGCAATAAACAATATTCGGGAGTGGAGGAAAGAGGCCTACTATAAAAAAATAGAAGAAGACGTAAGGCAGACCAGAGAAAACCTTTTGAAGGCTTTGAAGGAAGTGGAAAACGATAAAAGCGAGGAGGCAGAAAAAATACGGCAGAGGATAGAATTTGCCCTTCAAAGAAACGCGATTACGGAAAAAATCTTAAACATATTTCTGAAACATGAGGATGAAAAAGCCCTTAAAGCCCTTCTTGAGTGCCTCGAAGAAAAGCTAAATAGTGAAAACCCTTAA